A genomic window from Equus asinus isolate D_3611 breed Donkey chromosome 25, EquAss-T2T_v2, whole genome shotgun sequence includes:
- the LOC106835790 gene encoding olfactory receptor 6Y1: MPDETWKTVTICITEKMPAPITKILKIDNQTATTHFILLGFPTRPAFQLLLFFVFLVTYLLTLLENFLIILAIRSDGQLHKPMYFFLSNLSFLEMWYVTVISPKMLIDFLSHDKTISFNSCMTQLYFFVTFVCTEYILLAVMAFDRYVAICNPLRYTVIMTNQLCGTLAGGCWFCGLVTAMIKMIFIAQLHYCGTPHINHYFCDISPLLNVSCEDSSQAELVDFFLALIVIAIPFCVVVASYVTILMTILRIPSAQGRQKAFSTCASHLTVVILFYSTTLFTYVRPKLMYAYNSNKVVSVLYTVMVPLLNPIIYCLRNREVKAALKKTILCTGSGPREDAALSN, translated from the exons ATGCCTGACGAGACTTGGAAAACAGTTACAATTTGTATCACTGAGAAAATG CCAGCTCCGATCACTAAGATTCTGAAGATAGACAACCAGACAGCGACAACACATTTCATTCTTCTGGGATTTCCAACACGGCCAGCCTTCCAGCTGctcctcttctttgtttttctggtaACCTACCTGCTGACACTGCTAGAGAACTTTCTTATCATCCTAGCAATTCGCAGTGATGGACAGTTGCATAAGCCCATGTACTTCTTTCTGAGCAACCTCTCTTTCCTGGAAATGTGGTATGTCACAGTCATCAGCCCCAAGATGCTAATAGACTTCCTCAGCCATGACAAAACCATTTCCTTCAACAGCTGCATGACTCAACTTTACTTCTTTGTGACCTTTGTCTGCACTGAATACATCCTCCTTGCTGTTATGGCCTTTGACCGCTATGTAGCCATTTGTAATCCACTACGCTACACGGTTATCATGACCAACCAGCTTTGCGGTACACTGGCTGGGGGATGCTGGTTCTGTGGGCTCGTGACTGCCATGATTAAGATGATTTTCATAGCTCAACTCCACTACTGTGGCACACCTCACATTAATCACTACTTTTGTGATATTTCTCCACTCCTCAATGTCTCCTGTGAAGATTCTTCACAGGCTGAGCTAGTGGACTTCTTCCTGGCCCTCATTGTCATTGCTATCCCCTTTTGTGTAGTGGTGGCATCTTATGTCACTATTCTCATGACCATCCTCAGGATCCCTTCTGCTCAGGGCCGCCAAAAGGCGTTTTCCACCTGTGCCTCTCACCTGACAGTTGTAATTCTCTTCTATTCCACAACTCTTTTCACCTATGTCCGCCCTAAGCTTATGTATGCCTACAATTCCAACAAAGTGGTATCTGTGCTCTACACTGTCATGGTCCCACTCCTCAACCCCATCATTTACTGTCTGAGGAATCGTGAAGTAAAGGCAGCTCTCAAGAAGACCATACTTTGCACAGGAAGTGGACCCAGGGAAGATGCAGCTTTGAGTAATTAA